In Granulicatella elegans, one genomic interval encodes:
- the uvrB gene encoding excinuclease ABC subunit UvrB: MDHFELHSPYQPQGDQPQAIKELVSGILEGKHEQTLLGATGTGKTFTIANVIKEVNKPTLVLAHNKTLAGQLYGELKEFFPNNAVEYFVSYYDYYQPEAYVPSSDTYIEKESSVNDEIDKLRHSATSALLERRDVIVVASVSCIYGLVNPENYREHVLSLREGMEVERNQLLTRLVEMQFERNDIDFRRGSFRVRGDIVDIFPPGHDSSAIRVEFFGDEIEALKEIDVLTGEVKATVEHVPIFPATHFVSNEDEISRAVSTIKAELKERLEELRENHQLLEAQRLEQRTNYDIEMLLEMGYCNGIENYSRHMDGRKPGEAPYTLLDFFPEDSLYVVDESHITMSQIRGMFNGDRARKEQLIQYGFRLPSALDNRPLRFEEFEERIPQMIYVSATPGPYEMAHTPTVTEQIIRPTGLLDPLIEVRPINGQIDDLIREIHDRIEKNERVFITTLTKKMSEDLTDYLKEVGIRVKYLHSDIKTLERTEIIRNLRLGEFDVLVGINLLREGLDVPEVSLVAILDADKEGFLRSERSLVQTIGRAARNANGQVIMYADKITDSMKYAIDETNRRRSIQEAYNKEHGIIPKTIHKNIRDLIAITHAVEKEETPKTDFKQMTTQQRREAIEVMELEMRAAAKDLNFEKAAQLRDMILELRAQYKL; the protein is encoded by the coding sequence ATGGATCATTTTGAACTACATTCTCCCTATCAACCGCAGGGAGATCAACCACAAGCGATTAAAGAATTAGTCTCTGGAATTTTAGAGGGAAAACATGAACAAACCTTATTAGGAGCAACTGGGACGGGGAAAACTTTTACGATTGCTAATGTTATTAAAGAAGTGAATAAGCCAACGTTAGTATTAGCACACAACAAAACATTAGCAGGGCAGTTGTATGGAGAATTAAAAGAATTCTTCCCGAATAATGCTGTAGAATATTTTGTATCTTATTATGATTATTACCAACCTGAAGCCTATGTTCCTTCTAGCGATACATATATTGAAAAAGAATCTAGCGTCAATGATGAAATTGATAAATTACGCCACTCTGCAACAAGTGCTTTGCTTGAAAGAAGAGATGTTATTGTTGTGGCTTCTGTTTCATGCATTTATGGATTAGTAAATCCTGAAAATTATAGAGAGCATGTCTTATCTTTACGAGAAGGAATGGAAGTCGAACGGAATCAGTTACTCACTCGGTTAGTAGAAATGCAATTTGAGCGAAATGATATTGATTTTCGAAGAGGTAGTTTTCGTGTAAGAGGAGACATTGTAGATATTTTCCCTCCAGGTCATGATTCTTCTGCCATTCGTGTGGAATTTTTTGGTGATGAAATTGAAGCGTTAAAAGAAATTGATGTTTTAACAGGAGAAGTAAAAGCTACCGTTGAACATGTTCCTATTTTCCCAGCCACCCACTTTGTATCGAATGAAGATGAAATTAGTCGAGCAGTTTCTACGATTAAAGCAGAATTGAAAGAACGCTTAGAAGAATTAAGAGAAAATCACCAATTATTAGAAGCACAACGATTAGAACAACGAACAAATTATGATATTGAGATGTTACTAGAAATGGGCTATTGTAATGGCATTGAAAATTATTCAAGACATATGGACGGAAGAAAACCAGGTGAAGCACCGTATACTTTATTAGACTTCTTCCCTGAAGATTCCTTATATGTTGTTGACGAATCTCACATTACAATGTCACAAATTAGAGGAATGTTTAATGGAGACCGAGCTCGTAAAGAACAGTTAATTCAATATGGATTCCGATTACCGAGTGCTTTGGATAATCGACCATTACGATTTGAAGAGTTTGAAGAAAGAATTCCACAAATGATTTATGTTTCTGCAACTCCAGGGCCTTATGAAATGGCTCATACTCCAACTGTTACCGAACAAATTATCCGACCAACAGGATTACTGGATCCATTAATTGAAGTTCGACCTATTAATGGACAAATTGATGACTTAATCCGTGAAATTCATGACCGAATTGAAAAGAATGAACGAGTATTTATTACGACATTAACGAAGAAAATGTCAGAAGATTTAACCGATTACTTAAAAGAAGTCGGCATTCGTGTGAAATATCTTCATAGTGATATTAAAACATTAGAAAGAACAGAAATTATTCGAAATTTACGTCTAGGTGAATTTGATGTATTAGTCGGTATTAACTTATTAAGAGAAGGGTTAGATGTGCCGGAAGTATCCCTTGTTGCCATTTTAGACGCGGATAAGGAAGGATTTTTAAGAAGTGAACGTTCCTTAGTTCAAACAATTGGACGTGCCGCAAGAAATGCGAACGGACAAGTGATTATGTATGCTGATAAAATTACGGATTCTATGAAATATGCCATTGATGAAACAAATCGTCGTAGAAGTATTCAAGAAGCTTATAATAAAGAACATGGAATTATACCAAAAACGATTCATAAAAATATTCGTGATTTAATTGCGATTACTCATGCAGTTGAAAAAGAAGAAACACCTAAGACTGATTTCAAACAAATGACTACTCAACAAAGAAGAGAAGCTATTGAAGTGATGGAATTAGAAATGCGTGCTGCAGCTAAAGACTTGAACTTTGAAAAAGCCGCCCAACTTAGAGATATGATATTAGAGCTTCGAGCGCAATATAAACTATAG
- a CDS encoding ABC transporter ATP-binding protein, with protein sequence MEHEKREVYKKLFPYLKPYGFLLLFSLLLAMVSVLSSVWIPKVIGQTIDAMIGVGEVQFSIVTNGLLWILVLSLISMVSQYVMSLCHNHIAYGMVKSLRDDVFIHLSKMPLSYLDIKAHGSLQSIVISDTEQMADGLLLGFSQLFTGILTIISTLFWMFSIQLTMTVVVLLLTPISFVVASFIAKKTYHLFHDQSILRAEQTAFTHETITGIKVVQAYSQEEKVLETFDEINENLAERSLKAIFYSSITNPATRFVNSLVYTVVGLVGAFFVLNSQLSIGQLAAFLTYANQYTKPFNEISGVMTEFQNSIACASRVFELMEDPIEMEEGKEIQLPERIKGEVLFKQVSFSYQKDQSLIENFSLEVKPGEKIAIVGPTGSGKSTLINLLMRFYEVDKGNIIIDGISIKDMSRQQLRQLFGMVLQETWLQSGTIRENLLLGNPNATEEEIQQVLIQCQLDKMIEKLPQGLETPLHRQGEDFSQGQRQLLSIARVMLSQPSMLILDEATSSIDTRTELKIQQAFQTLMEGKTSFIVAHRLSTIQNADKILVLKDGQVIEQGTHEELIAKQGFYEHLYQSQWMNE encoded by the coding sequence ATGGAGCATGAAAAAAGGGAAGTGTATAAAAAATTATTTCCGTATTTAAAACCATATGGTTTTCTTTTACTATTTTCTCTATTGTTAGCAATGGTGAGTGTGTTATCTAGTGTATGGATTCCAAAAGTCATCGGTCAAACAATTGATGCGATGATAGGAGTTGGAGAAGTACAATTTTCTATTGTCACCAATGGCTTATTATGGATTTTAGTGCTATCATTAATCAGTATGGTGAGTCAATATGTGATGAGTTTGTGTCATAATCATATTGCTTATGGCATGGTGAAATCATTGAGAGATGATGTTTTTATTCATTTATCTAAAATGCCTCTGAGTTATTTAGATATCAAAGCACATGGTTCTCTTCAAAGTATTGTAATCTCGGATACGGAGCAAATGGCAGATGGACTATTGCTAGGATTTTCTCAATTATTTACAGGAATCTTAACAATTATCAGTACATTATTTTGGATGTTTAGTATTCAACTGACAATGACAGTAGTTGTCCTTCTTTTAACGCCTATTTCATTTGTTGTTGCATCCTTTATTGCTAAAAAAACTTATCATTTATTTCATGATCAATCCATATTAAGAGCTGAACAAACAGCTTTTACTCATGAAACGATTACTGGGATAAAAGTAGTTCAAGCCTATAGTCAAGAAGAAAAGGTGTTAGAAACTTTTGATGAGATAAACGAAAATTTAGCAGAACGTTCATTAAAAGCTATTTTCTACTCTTCTATTACGAATCCAGCGACTCGTTTTGTGAACAGTTTAGTGTATACGGTAGTAGGATTAGTTGGAGCATTTTTTGTATTGAACTCTCAATTAAGTATTGGGCAATTAGCAGCATTTTTAACGTATGCGAATCAGTATACAAAACCTTTTAATGAAATTTCAGGTGTGATGACTGAGTTTCAAAATTCAATTGCTTGTGCAAGTCGTGTATTTGAATTGATGGAAGATCCTATTGAAATGGAAGAAGGGAAAGAAATCCAATTACCAGAAAGAATTAAAGGGGAAGTCTTATTTAAACAGGTGTCATTTTCTTATCAAAAAGATCAATCATTAATCGAGAATTTTTCTTTAGAGGTAAAACCGGGAGAAAAAATTGCGATTGTAGGACCAACTGGAAGTGGAAAGAGTACACTGATTAATTTATTAATGAGATTTTATGAAGTCGATAAAGGAAATATTATAATTGATGGCATCTCCATAAAAGACATGAGTAGGCAGCAACTCAGACAATTATTTGGAATGGTTTTACAAGAAACATGGTTGCAATCGGGGACAATTCGAGAAAATTTATTATTAGGAAATCCCAATGCAACAGAAGAAGAAATTCAACAAGTATTAATCCAATGCCAATTAGATAAAATGATTGAAAAGCTACCACAAGGATTAGAAACACCTCTTCATCGACAAGGGGAAGACTTCTCACAAGGACAGCGACAACTCTTGTCCATTGCTCGAGTCATGCTAAGTCAACCATCGATGCTTATTCTTGATGAAGCAACTTCTTCTATTGATACAAGAACAGAGTTGAAAATTCAACAAGCTTTCCAAACATTGATGGAAGGGAAAACAAGTTTCATTGTGGCTCATAGATTGTCAACGATTCAAAATGCAGATAAAATATTAGTGCTGAAAGATGGACAAGTGATAGAACAAGGAACACATGAAGAACTGATTGCAAAGCAAGGGTTCTACGAACATCTTTATCAAAGCCAATGGATGAATGAGTAA
- a CDS encoding ABC transporter ATP-binding protein gives MKSLWKYASYYKKESLLAPLFKLLEASFELFVPLVMAQLMDVGIAQNRPSYILTMCGLLILLAVIGLVVSITAQYFAAKSATGFAKKLRYALLEKITTLDFSTIDQLGTDSLITKMTSDIQQVQTGWNLFLRLLLRSPFVVLGAMIMAFIVNVQAAWVFVVTIPVLAIIIYTILLKTIPLFTKVQEGMDRITQKTMENLTGVRVLRAFNRVEMEQNTFQVETNALANQQKFVSYLSSLTNPMTMLMINIAIIVLLQLGAVQIDSGILTKGQVIALVNYMSQILLELIKLANLTIQVTRSIASAKRIEAILTIEQTDEVAKELDSLSSKEETEIVLSFENVSLKYEGDSHEVLENLTFSLKKGETLGIIGGTGSGKTSLISLIPKFYRPTSGTIRMNGQTLETIPTEELRQKIGIVPQKAALFRGTIAENLRWGKLDATIQELYEALEIAQARELVEQKPNQLEYVLEQEGRNLSGGQKQRLTIARAIVRKPEVLILDDSFSALDYATDAALRKAIAKAPFQPTTIIVSQRAASVMQAHQIIVMEKGKIVGIGTHEELLETNAIYQEITASQFQKEEQPHGA, from the coding sequence TTGAAGTCATTATGGAAATATGCTAGTTATTATAAAAAAGAAAGTTTGCTAGCACCGTTATTTAAATTGTTAGAAGCTAGTTTTGAATTATTTGTGCCATTAGTGATGGCGCAATTAATGGATGTTGGAATTGCTCAAAATCGACCGTCCTATATTTTAACGATGTGTGGGTTGCTCATTCTTCTTGCGGTGATTGGTCTAGTCGTTTCGATTACTGCACAGTATTTTGCTGCTAAATCTGCGACTGGCTTTGCTAAGAAATTACGTTATGCTTTATTAGAAAAAATTACAACATTAGATTTTTCAACCATTGATCAACTTGGAACGGATTCACTCATTACAAAAATGACAAGTGATATTCAACAAGTTCAAACAGGTTGGAATTTATTTTTACGCTTATTACTTCGCTCACCGTTTGTAGTTTTAGGGGCAATGATAATGGCGTTTATTGTAAATGTTCAAGCAGCTTGGGTATTTGTTGTGACAATTCCTGTTTTAGCCATCATTATTTATACGATTTTATTGAAAACGATTCCCCTATTTACAAAAGTACAAGAAGGAATGGATCGTATTACTCAAAAAACAATGGAGAATTTAACAGGAGTGAGAGTTCTTCGGGCTTTTAATCGAGTAGAAATGGAACAAAATACTTTTCAAGTTGAAACAAATGCATTAGCGAATCAGCAAAAATTCGTCAGTTATCTATCGAGTTTAACGAATCCAATGACGATGTTGATGATTAATATTGCGATTATTGTGTTATTACAATTAGGAGCTGTGCAAATTGATTCAGGAATCTTAACAAAGGGACAAGTCATTGCGTTAGTAAATTATATGTCTCAAATATTATTAGAGTTAATCAAATTAGCAAATTTAACCATTCAAGTAACACGTTCCATTGCAAGTGCGAAGAGAATTGAAGCAATATTGACAATTGAACAAACGGATGAGGTTGCAAAAGAGTTGGATAGCTTATCTTCAAAAGAAGAGACAGAAATTGTACTTTCATTTGAAAATGTTTCTTTGAAATATGAAGGAGATAGTCATGAAGTGCTAGAAAACTTAACTTTTTCTCTGAAAAAAGGGGAAACTTTAGGTATTATTGGGGGGACAGGAAGTGGGAAAACTTCACTGATTTCATTGATTCCTAAATTTTATCGACCAACAAGTGGAACGATTCGTATGAATGGGCAAACCCTAGAAACTATTCCAACAGAAGAATTAAGACAAAAAATAGGGATTGTTCCACAAAAGGCAGCTTTATTTAGAGGAACGATTGCTGAAAATTTAAGATGGGGAAAATTAGATGCTACAATTCAAGAATTATATGAAGCATTAGAAATTGCCCAAGCAAGAGAATTAGTTGAACAAAAACCAAATCAATTAGAGTATGTATTGGAACAAGAAGGAAGAAATCTATCTGGTGGACAAAAGCAACGCTTGACGATTGCTCGGGCAATCGTTAGAAAGCCAGAGGTTTTAATATTAGATGATAGTTTTTCGGCTTTAGATTATGCAACAGATGCAGCATTAAGAAAAGCCATTGCAAAAGCTCCATTTCAACCAACAACAATCATTGTCTCTCAAAGAGCGGCTTCAGTGATGCAAGCTCATCAAATTATTGTGATGGAAAAAGGAAAAATCGTAGGAATTGGAACTCATGAAGAGTTACTAGAAACAAATGCGATTTATCAAGAAATAACTGCCTCACAATTTCAGAAGGAGGAACAGCCTCATGGAGCATGA
- a CDS encoding ABC-F family ATP-binding cassette domain-containing protein: MILLQGQGLARHFGPDVLFENISLEVQERSRIALVGRNGTGKSTLLKILAGIEEPSLGMVSKKKDLSIGYLDQYASVDSENTIWEEMIELFKGIETLKKEALLIADKLGNPDVLANESLYQQTLTRYDDLQEQLNKMNAYGYEGEIRSVLHGFQFYPEDYDKPIQQLSGGQRTRLALAKILLEKHDVLILDEPTNHLDIETLTWLEDYLKSSPVSLLIVSHDQYFLDKVCQEVYEIHHHTCDYYKGNYSYYVTERENRFLLQQKAYEKQQEKIQKLEEFVAKNIVRASTTKRAQSRRKQLEKMERIEKPQSDSRSARFSFSVQKEPGNQVLIVQDAFIGYDGQKLSGPINLNIRKQEAVAIVGPNGIGKSTLLKSLTQEIPWIAGESSFGANVQVGYYDQNLSGLNSKTTVLEELWSRHTTMPEKDIRTILGSFLFSGKDVEKSTAQLSGGEKARLALAKLSLEHDNFLLLDEPTNHLDIDSKEVLEQALIEYDGTICFVSHDRYFINQVATSILEITPEGSTLYLGDYDYYIEKKQELEALKQEETTPVVQAEVALTDTKKNYLSSKEEQKQLRTLARQVEQLEEKLHQIEQEISSIHEELTLEEVYTNPTRSSELQQTLQTLNELLEEVMMEWEEASLALEEFQA, encoded by the coding sequence ATGATTTTATTACAAGGTCAAGGGCTAGCTAGACATTTTGGTCCTGATGTACTATTTGAAAATATTTCCCTTGAAGTCCAAGAACGTTCTCGTATTGCATTAGTGGGAAGAAACGGAACCGGAAAATCAACATTATTAAAAATTTTGGCAGGAATCGAAGAACCTAGTTTAGGAATGGTCAGTAAGAAAAAAGACCTTTCCATCGGTTACTTAGATCAATATGCTTCCGTAGATTCTGAAAATACAATTTGGGAAGAAATGATTGAATTATTTAAAGGCATTGAAACTTTAAAAAAGGAAGCTCTTTTAATAGCTGATAAATTAGGAAATCCAGACGTATTAGCCAATGAATCTCTCTACCAACAAACATTAACACGTTACGATGATTTACAAGAACAATTAAATAAAATGAATGCTTATGGCTATGAAGGTGAAATTCGCTCTGTCTTACATGGATTCCAATTTTATCCAGAAGACTATGATAAACCTATTCAACAATTATCCGGCGGGCAAAGAACTCGTCTAGCCTTAGCTAAAATTTTATTAGAAAAACATGATGTCTTAATTTTAGACGAACCTACCAACCATTTAGATATTGAAACATTAACATGGTTAGAAGATTATTTAAAATCTTCACCTGTGTCACTACTTATTGTCAGCCATGACCAATACTTTTTAGATAAAGTCTGTCAAGAAGTATATGAAATTCATCATCACACTTGCGATTATTATAAAGGCAATTATTCATACTATGTCACTGAACGTGAAAATCGTTTCTTACTACAACAGAAAGCTTATGAAAAACAACAAGAGAAAATTCAAAAATTAGAAGAATTTGTTGCGAAAAATATTGTTCGTGCCTCTACTACGAAACGAGCTCAATCCCGTAGAAAACAATTAGAAAAAATGGAACGAATCGAAAAACCTCAGTCCGACTCTAGATCTGCTCGTTTTTCATTTTCTGTGCAAAAAGAACCTGGAAATCAAGTTTTAATTGTGCAAGATGCTTTTATTGGATATGACGGACAAAAGCTATCAGGTCCAATCAATTTAAATATCCGCAAACAAGAAGCCGTTGCGATTGTTGGTCCAAACGGAATTGGAAAATCAACTTTATTAAAATCTCTAACACAAGAAATTCCATGGATTGCTGGAGAAAGTTCATTCGGGGCTAATGTTCAAGTCGGTTACTATGATCAAAATTTAAGTGGACTAAACTCTAAAACAACTGTTTTAGAAGAGCTCTGGAGCCGACATACGACGATGCCCGAAAAAGATATTCGTACCATTTTAGGAAGTTTCCTATTTTCAGGAAAAGATGTAGAAAAATCCACTGCTCAATTAAGTGGGGGAGAAAAAGCAAGACTTGCTTTAGCAAAACTTTCATTAGAACATGATAATTTCTTATTACTCGACGAACCTACGAATCACTTAGATATCGATAGTAAGGAAGTTCTTGAACAAGCTCTTATTGAATATGATGGAACAATTTGCTTTGTTTCACACGACCGTTATTTCATTAATCAAGTGGCAACTTCTATTTTAGAAATCACTCCTGAAGGAAGTACCTTATATTTAGGAGATTATGATTACTATATTGAAAAGAAACAAGAGCTTGAAGCCTTAAAACAAGAAGAAACCACTCCTGTCGTTCAAGCAGAAGTAGCTTTAACCGATACAAAGAAAAATTACTTAAGCTCAAAAGAAGAACAAAAACAACTTCGTACTTTAGCAAGACAAGTGGAACAACTAGAAGAAAAACTTCATCAAATCGAACAAGAAATTTCTTCCATTCACGAAGAATTAACATTAGAAGAAGTTTATACGAATCCTACTCGTTCTAGTGAACTTCAACAAACTTTACAAACCTTAAATGAATTATTAGAAGAAGTAATGATGGAGTGGGAAGAAGCTAGCTTAGCTTTAGAAGAATTCCAAGCTTAA
- the holA gene encoding DNA polymerase III subunit delta: MEFQKKIEEIKSGNLSPIYIVQGKEDYLQNWARQVFLESVVAPEDQELNVARFNMEEISVQTAIEDAESVPFFGDRRLVMIDKPYFLTGEKEKAKIDHQLERLQFYLENPLDSSVVVFFAPYEKLDSRKKIVKQLKKVAVLLDASSLEEKDVRVMVQHQLQEQGVSMETSVLQLFLEKLHYSLTDAMREIDKLILSVIDTKVIDSDLVTTLVPKSLEQNIFELGEAVLRKDSKVAIEIYRDLLLQKEDPIKMNAILLGQFRLLLQVSYLQKEGYHEPEMQKVLGIHPYRIKLALGQSRKFSIALLEAAYRSLVETEYALKIGFGMKELQLETFILKFCQKSAS, translated from the coding sequence ATGGAATTTCAAAAGAAAATAGAAGAAATTAAATCGGGGAATTTATCGCCAATTTATATAGTTCAAGGAAAAGAAGATTATTTACAAAATTGGGCAAGGCAAGTATTTTTAGAATCCGTAGTGGCTCCTGAAGATCAAGAATTAAATGTTGCTCGATTTAATATGGAAGAAATTTCTGTCCAAACAGCTATTGAAGATGCAGAATCTGTCCCATTTTTTGGAGATAGACGTTTAGTGATGATTGACAAGCCGTATTTTTTAACAGGAGAAAAAGAAAAAGCAAAAATTGATCATCAACTTGAAAGGTTGCAGTTTTATTTAGAAAATCCATTAGATTCTTCTGTTGTTGTATTTTTTGCACCTTATGAAAAGTTAGATTCTCGTAAAAAAATCGTGAAGCAATTAAAAAAAGTAGCGGTATTATTAGATGCTTCTTCTCTAGAAGAAAAAGATGTAAGAGTGATGGTTCAACATCAATTACAAGAACAGGGCGTTTCGATGGAAACTTCTGTATTACAGTTATTTTTAGAAAAATTACATTACTCTCTAACAGATGCGATGAGAGAAATTGATAAGTTAATCTTATCTGTTATAGATACAAAAGTGATTGATAGTGACTTAGTAACAACATTAGTTCCAAAAAGTTTAGAACAAAATATTTTTGAACTAGGAGAAGCAGTCCTTCGAAAAGATAGTAAAGTGGCGATTGAAATTTATCGAGATTTACTATTACAAAAAGAAGACCCGATTAAGATGAACGCCATTTTATTAGGGCAATTTCGATTATTGTTACAAGTGAGCTACTTACAAAAAGAAGGCTATCACGAGCCTGAAATGCAAAAGGTATTAGGGATTCACCCATACCGTATAAAACTTGCTCTAGGACAATCTAGAAAATTTTCGATTGCTTTATTAGAAGCAGCATATCGTTCATTAGTAGAAACAGAGTATGCATTGAAAATAGGATTTGGAATGAAAGAATTGCAATTAGAAACATTTATTTTGAAGTTTTGTCAAAAGAGTGCATCGTAG
- a CDS encoding Asd/ArgC dimerization domain-containing protein: MNSHSVENNVTFEKDTIPEEIREMLSKASGVVVVDNSANNEYPTPLMTTGHDEVFVGRIPRDISQLNSFHIWCFGDNIRKGAASNAVQIAELIEQNELRRK, from the coding sequence ATGAATTCACATTCAGTAGAGAACAATGTCACTTTTGAAAAAGATACGATTCCGGAAGAAATTCGTGAAATGTTATCGAAAGCTTCTGGTGTTGTAGTAGTGGATAATTCTGCTAATAATGAATATCCAACGCCTTTAATGACAACTGGTCATGATGAAGTGTTTGTTGGACGAATTCCTCGTGATATTTCTCAACTGAATAGTTTCCATATTTGGTGTTTTGGGGATAATATTCGTAAAGGAGCAGCAAGTAATGCAGTACAAATTGCGGAGTTAATTGAACAAAATGAACTACGTAGAAAATGA
- a CDS encoding redox-sensing transcriptional repressor Rex, whose amino-acid sequence MKKVEIPKATAKRLAIYHRYLRFLHDAGKRRISSTELSEAVKVDSATIRRDFSYFGALGKRGYGYDVEYLLDFFSQQLNHDRLTNVALVGVGNLGQALLNYNFHQSNHVRISAAFEVDESMVGKIVSGVPVYSMNDLVEQLRVQQIQVAILTVPQEVAQETANLLIEADVRGILNFTPLRLTAPDHIRVQNVDLTNELQTLIYFLDNNNIH is encoded by the coding sequence ATGAAAAAAGTTGAAATTCCAAAAGCTACCGCAAAGCGCTTGGCAATTTATCATCGTTATTTAAGATTTTTACATGATGCAGGGAAACGTCGTATTTCTTCAACAGAATTAAGTGAAGCAGTAAAAGTTGATAGTGCAACAATTCGTCGTGACTTCTCTTATTTTGGAGCGTTAGGGAAACGTGGTTATGGTTATGATGTGGAGTATTTATTAGATTTCTTTAGTCAACAATTAAATCATGATCGTTTAACAAATGTTGCTTTAGTTGGAGTAGGTAATTTAGGGCAAGCTTTATTAAATTATAATTTCCATCAAAGTAATCATGTAAGAATTAGTGCTGCGTTTGAAGTGGACGAAAGTATGGTAGGGAAAATTGTGAGTGGAGTTCCAGTTTATTCTATGAATGATTTAGTAGAACAACTTCGTGTACAACAAATTCAAGTGGCAATTTTAACAGTTCCTCAAGAAGTTGCTCAAGAAACTGCTAATTTATTAATCGAAGCTGATGTTCGTGGTATTTTAAACTTTACACCGCTTCGTTTAACTGCACCGGATCATATTCGTGTTCAAAATGTTGACTTAACAAACGAATTGCAAACGTTGATTTATTTCTTAGACAATAACAATATTCATTAA
- a CDS encoding Fic family protein — MYQYNGLPQLLKQKQLNKSDLTKVLHISLRTIAKISKEEKLSTRVIRKFCDFFDCAEETPYTVVPNNPILRQLREEKDVGISGGIYHELQIRMTYNSNHIEGSCLNEEQTRHIFETNTFCSQDAVSIDDIIETVNHFRAMDYCIEIAEEELTEEMIKQLHYLLKSRTKDETLSWFNVGEYKTRPNVVSGIETSSPSNVANDMQQLLTMYHEKKQITFEDIVEFHFQFEKIHPFQDGSGRVGRLIAFKECLKHQLIPFIIEDKKKFYYYLGLKEFLDNPNYLMDTCYDGQDMMNCLLEYFQVELPVER; from the coding sequence ATGTATCAATATAATGGATTACCTCAATTATTAAAGCAAAAGCAATTAAATAAATCAGATTTAACAAAAGTTCTTCATATATCTTTAAGAACAATTGCCAAAATTTCAAAAGAAGAAAAACTTTCTACAAGAGTTATTCGAAAATTTTGTGACTTTTTTGATTGTGCAGAAGAAACTCCTTATACTGTTGTTCCTAATAATCCAATTCTTAGACAGTTAAGGGAAGAAAAGGATGTTGGGATTTCTGGAGGGATTTATCATGAGCTACAAATACGGATGACTTATAACTCAAATCATATTGAGGGAAGTTGTTTAAATGAAGAACAAACGAGGCATATATTTGAAACGAATACATTTTGCAGTCAAGACGCTGTTAGTATAGATGACATTATTGAAACGGTGAATCACTTTCGAGCAATGGATTACTGTATTGAGATTGCAGAAGAAGAGTTAACAGAAGAAATGATTAAACAATTACACTATTTATTGAAAAGCAGAACGAAAGATGAAACACTTTCTTGGTTCAATGTTGGAGAGTACAAAACACGACCAAATGTAGTGAGTGGAATTGAAACTTCATCTCCTAGTAATGTAGCAAATGATATGCAACAGTTATTAACAATGTATCATGAGAAAAAACAGATTACTTTTGAAGATATTGTGGAATTTCACTTTCAATTTGAGAAAATTCATCCATTTCAAGATGGGAGTGGTCGCGTAGGAAGGCTAATTGCTTTTAAAGAATGCCTGAAACATCAATTGATTCCTTTTATTATCGAGGATAAAAAGAAATTTTACTACTACCTAGGATTAAAAGAATTTTTAGATAATCCCAATTATTTAATGGATACTTGTTATGATGGACAAGATATGATGAATTGTCTACTGGAATATTTTCAAGTGGAGCTTCCTGTAGAACGATAA
- the rpsT gene encoding 30S ribosomal protein S20: MPNIASQIKRVRTNKKSTLANNSQTSAMRTAIKKFEAAVAEGAENAEELLRAAHKAIDGAASKGLIHKNKASRDKSRLASKLSK, translated from the coding sequence TTGCCAAATATCGCATCACAAATCAAACGTGTTCGTACAAACAAAAAGTCAACACTAGCAAACAACTCACAAACTTCTGCTATGCGTACTGCTATCAAAAAATTTGAAGCTGCAGTAGCTGAAGGTGCTGAAAATGCTGAAGAATTATTACGTGCTGCTCACAAAGCAATCGACGGAGCTGCTTCTAAAGGATTAATCCACAAAAACAAAGCTTCTCGTGACAAATCACGTCTTGCTTCAAAATTAAGCAAATAA